A single genomic interval of Halobacillus halophilus DSM 2266 harbors:
- a CDS encoding SRPBCC family protein has product MTVVKIAIWIDVPIEFCFDIARNISLHPQSVPHTKEKAVAGVTEGLIHEGETVTWEAIHLGIRQTLTARIISMNPPYEFVDRMEEGAFQSLIHVHLFEEQNGGTLMTDILQFESPFGPVGKVFNRLFLKKYMRDFLARRSENLKQIAEDEYMSGDNPDT; this is encoded by the coding sequence ATGACGGTGGTAAAAATTGCGATATGGATCGATGTTCCGATCGAGTTTTGTTTTGACATCGCCAGAAATATCAGCCTCCATCCTCAGTCAGTCCCTCATACAAAAGAGAAGGCAGTGGCTGGAGTGACGGAAGGATTAATACATGAAGGAGAAACCGTGACGTGGGAAGCCATTCACTTAGGGATCCGGCAGACTTTGACAGCTCGGATCATTTCCATGAATCCGCCTTATGAGTTCGTGGACCGCATGGAAGAAGGCGCTTTTCAATCCCTTATCCACGTTCACCTTTTTGAGGAACAGAATGGGGGTACGCTTATGACGGACATCTTACAATTTGAATCTCCATTTGGTCCTGTAGGAAAAGTTTTTAATCGGTTATTTCTAAAAAAATACATGAGGGATTTCCTCGCTCGCCGGTCAGAAAATCTAAAGCAGATTGCAGAAGATGAATATATGAGTGGAGACAATCCCGACACCTAG
- a CDS encoding RluA family pseudouridine synthase, producing MKLGVYMKTKRIGEWLEVTIPEKWNGYTIERVMKKEWFVPRKLVHEFRSNKELTLNNETANWKDTRVQANDLLRIRLFKPRQLEVTPVYMDIDVVYEDDHLLVVNKPAGLFTHPNTPDDHHTLVNGVAFYFQMNGIEATPKYVHRLDKDTSGAILFAKHDLAIAMLGKELQDRNIKRTYIAWAHGRLKPKKATIDQPIGKDRHHPVRRRVSPNGQPAITTYEVLEYDKARKASLVTLNLQSGRTHQIRVHMSYLGHPLLGDELYGGEEKNGLSQALHAARLTFIHPFTEKEVRCLAIPPEDSPFFKKEHVEALENL from the coding sequence ATGAAGTTAGGTGTGTATATGAAAACGAAAAGAATTGGAGAATGGCTGGAGGTTACTATACCAGAGAAATGGAACGGGTATACCATTGAACGGGTCATGAAAAAAGAATGGTTTGTGCCGAGAAAGCTGGTCCACGAATTCCGCTCCAACAAAGAATTGACGTTAAATAATGAAACCGCGAACTGGAAAGATACAAGAGTACAGGCAAACGACCTTTTAAGAATTCGATTATTCAAGCCTCGCCAGCTTGAGGTCACACCTGTGTACATGGACATCGACGTCGTCTATGAAGATGACCACCTGCTGGTTGTTAATAAACCTGCTGGATTATTTACCCATCCCAACACACCGGATGATCATCATACGCTGGTTAATGGTGTTGCTTTTTACTTTCAGATGAACGGTATTGAAGCCACCCCAAAGTATGTGCACCGGCTTGACAAGGACACATCGGGGGCAATCCTTTTTGCCAAACACGATTTGGCTATTGCCATGCTAGGGAAAGAACTGCAGGATCGAAATATTAAAAGAACATATATTGCGTGGGCCCATGGCCGGTTAAAGCCGAAAAAAGCTACGATAGATCAGCCTATCGGCAAAGACCGCCATCATCCGGTAAGACGCCGTGTTTCCCCAAATGGTCAGCCGGCTATTACGACTTATGAAGTGCTTGAATATGATAAAGCAAGAAAGGCTTCGCTGGTTACACTTAATCTCCAATCGGGACGGACACACCAGATTCGTGTGCACATGAGCTATTTAGGCCACCCGCTTCTCGGTGACGAACTGTACGGAGGAGAAGAAAAAAATGGACTTTCTCAGGCTCTTCATGCCGCACGTCTGACATTTATCCACCCTTTCACCGAGAAGGAAGTTCGCTGTCTGGCTATACCTCCGGAAGATTCGCCCTTCTTTAAAAAGGAGCACGTAGAAGCTTTGGAAAATTTGTAA
- the typA gene encoding translational GTPase TypA, with the protein MQHRNDIRNIAIIAHVDHGKTTLVDQMLHYSGTFRDNEHVDERAMDSNDLEKERGITILAKNTAINYNDARINILDTPGHADFGGEVERILKMVDGVLLVVDAYEGCMPQTRFVLKKALEQKLTPVVVLNKIDRPNARPGEVIDEVLDLFIELGADDEQLEFPVVYASALNGTSGDEPEEQNDTMDPIFKLIMNNIPAPLDTKEEPLQFQVTLLDYNDYLGRIGVGRVFRGSIKVGQQVSLMKKDGSVKNFRVSKLFGFIGLKRIEIQEAKAGDIIALAGLEDINVGETVCPPDNQEAMEIPRIDEPTLQMTFVVNNSPFAGREGKYVTSRQIEERLLTQLETDVSLRVEPTDSPDAFTVSGRGELHLSILVENMRREGFELQLSKPKVILKEIDGQVCEPVERVQIDTPEEYQGGVMESIGYRKGEMQDMVNDGNGQVRLEFLVPSRGLIGYSTEFMTQTRGYGILNHTFDGYAPLTKGQVGGRREGVLVSLDKGKASTYGIMNLEDRGTIFVEPGTEVYEGMIVGEHNRENDLTVNITKEKHLTNVRSANKDTTNTIKKTRKMTLEEAIEYLDDDEYCEVTPENVRLRKKYLNKNEREKMAKQKKLQNADI; encoded by the coding sequence ATGCAACACAGAAATGATATTCGCAATATAGCGATCATCGCTCACGTTGACCACGGGAAAACCACATTGGTTGACCAAATGCTTCATTACTCTGGAACATTCCGTGATAATGAGCACGTTGACGAGCGTGCGATGGACTCAAACGATTTAGAGAAAGAACGCGGAATTACGATTTTGGCGAAAAATACCGCGATCAACTATAATGATGCACGGATCAACATTCTTGATACACCAGGTCACGCCGATTTTGGTGGAGAAGTTGAACGTATTCTGAAAATGGTTGATGGCGTACTTCTAGTGGTTGATGCTTATGAAGGCTGTATGCCACAAACACGTTTCGTGCTTAAAAAAGCACTGGAACAAAAGTTAACACCCGTAGTTGTATTGAACAAAATTGACCGTCCGAATGCCCGTCCCGGTGAAGTAATTGATGAAGTCCTTGATCTGTTCATCGAGCTTGGTGCGGATGATGAACAGCTTGAATTCCCTGTTGTATATGCATCTGCTCTAAACGGCACTTCAGGCGATGAGCCGGAAGAACAGAACGATACGATGGATCCGATTTTCAAATTAATCATGAACAATATCCCGGCTCCTTTAGATACGAAAGAAGAGCCATTGCAGTTCCAGGTAACGCTTTTGGATTACAACGATTATCTTGGACGTATTGGTGTAGGCCGCGTCTTTAGAGGCAGTATCAAAGTGGGACAGCAAGTCTCTCTTATGAAGAAGGACGGATCAGTGAAAAACTTCAGAGTGTCCAAACTCTTTGGTTTCATTGGTCTAAAACGTATAGAAATCCAAGAAGCTAAAGCAGGAGATATTATTGCTCTTGCAGGACTTGAAGACATTAACGTAGGAGAAACCGTCTGCCCTCCTGATAATCAGGAAGCAATGGAAATTCCTCGTATTGATGAGCCGACGCTTCAAATGACGTTCGTTGTTAATAACAGCCCATTTGCTGGACGTGAAGGTAAATATGTAACTTCCCGTCAGATCGAAGAGCGTCTATTGACTCAATTAGAGACGGATGTCAGTCTTCGTGTTGAACCTACGGATTCTCCAGATGCCTTTACGGTATCCGGCCGTGGTGAGCTTCACCTGTCCATTCTAGTAGAGAACATGCGTCGTGAAGGTTTTGAACTTCAATTATCCAAGCCGAAAGTTATCTTGAAAGAGATTGACGGCCAGGTTTGTGAGCCGGTTGAACGCGTTCAAATCGACACGCCTGAAGAATATCAGGGCGGTGTTATGGAATCTATCGGTTACCGTAAAGGTGAAATGCAGGATATGGTCAACGACGGCAATGGTCAAGTTCGTCTTGAATTCCTTGTACCATCTCGCGGATTGATTGGATATTCCACTGAATTTATGACTCAGACGCGCGGTTACGGAATTTTGAACCATACGTTTGATGGCTACGCTCCATTAACTAAAGGTCAAGTCGGCGGTCGCCGTGAAGGTGTGCTTGTTTCCCTTGATAAAGGAAAAGCTTCCACTTACGGCATCATGAACCTTGAGGACCGGGGAACTATTTTCGTAGAACCGGGTACTGAAGTTTATGAAGGAATGATTGTAGGAGAGCACAACCGCGAAAACGACCTTACCGTTAATATAACTAAAGAAAAACATTTAACGAACGTGCGTTCCGCTAACAAAGACACGACAAATACCATCAAGAAAACTCGTAAAATGACGCTTGAAGAAGCGATTGAGTATCTGGATGACGATGAGTATTGCGAAGTAACACCTGAAAACGTACGTCTTCGTAAGAAATACTTGAACAAAAACGAACGTGAAAAAATGGCGAAGCAGAAAAAACTGCAAAACGCTGATATTTAA
- a CDS encoding FixH family protein, translating into MNRFLWSLLVFIFILLLAACGTNEQSQQNNETSSSEDQVAEIPEVEVKFGEQPLPVKEKTNIEAVVTQGSEPVEDADYVDFEIWNNSQGQESSKTIEAEHTGDGIYTIEYTFDSSGTYQVIAHTQVGDLHTMPQVEVKVGEEQSATSDDSTSHSHEDSQGHDEMKEKFMVHFMKEEGFKAGEEVQLTTHINQMEQPFEDGLVRFEINSEQLDKHIYVDAKEQEPGEYTAAHSFPAAGDYTITIHYEKPDQDIHGHQEETVEVTE; encoded by the coding sequence ATGAATCGATTTCTATGGAGTTTACTCGTATTTATATTTATTTTACTATTAGCTGCTTGCGGAACGAATGAACAAAGCCAGCAGAATAACGAAACAAGCTCTTCGGAGGATCAAGTAGCTGAAATTCCTGAAGTAGAGGTAAAGTTTGGAGAGCAGCCACTTCCCGTAAAAGAGAAAACAAACATTGAAGCAGTCGTCACACAGGGAAGTGAACCTGTAGAAGACGCTGATTATGTAGATTTTGAAATTTGGAACAATTCACAAGGTCAGGAAAGTTCCAAAACCATTGAGGCAGAGCATACAGGTGACGGAATCTATACGATCGAATATACTTTCGATTCTTCAGGTACCTATCAAGTTATTGCGCATACACAAGTAGGAGATCTGCATACGATGCCTCAGGTTGAAGTAAAAGTTGGAGAAGAACAGTCAGCTACTTCTGATGATAGCACCTCACACAGTCACGAGGATTCACAAGGTCACGACGAAATGAAAGAGAAATTCATGGTTCATTTTATGAAGGAAGAAGGCTTTAAAGCTGGAGAGGAAGTGCAGCTAACCACCCACATCAATCAGATGGAACAGCCATTTGAAGATGGTCTGGTGCGTTTTGAAATCAATTCCGAGCAATTGGATAAGCATATTTATGTGGATGCCAAAGAGCAAGAACCTGGAGAATACACAGCCGCTCACTCTTTCCCTGCTGCTGGTGACTATACCATTACCATCCATTATGAAAAACCGGATCAGGATATTCACGGCCACCAGGAAGAGACAGTTGAAGTTACAGAGTAA